From the genome of Ziziphus jujuba cultivar Dongzao chromosome 6, ASM3175591v1, one region includes:
- the LOC132804087 gene encoding uncharacterized protein LOC132804087: protein MEGRDFLVEGAFGNDQTDNRKKVQLIDETALLLLPLSQLVLQLAMRILKKEEPEQEDSEMIKHNRIFKQASSNEGINGNLKVLKQPIMAWLEEQMDMDPAANLVSESQQI from the exons ATGGAAGGGAGGGATTTTTTGGTGGAAGGAGCGTTCGGAAATGATCAGACCGATAATCGAAAAAAGGTTCAACTCATTGATGAAACAGCATTACTTCTTCTTCCATTGAGCCAGCTCGTTCTTCAACTG GCAATgagaattttaaaaaaggaagaacCTGAGCAGGAAGATTCAGAAATGATAAAACATAATAGAATATTCAAGCAAGCTTCATCAAATGAGGGAATTAATGGAAATCTGAAGGTCCTTAAGCAGCCGATCATGGCGTGGTTAGAAGAGCAAATGGATATGGATCCTGCAGCAAACTTAGTTAGCGAAAGCCAACAAATTTAG